The following are encoded in a window of Armatimonadota bacterium genomic DNA:
- a CDS encoding Gfo/Idh/MocA family oxidoreductase codes for MGESTASVAVIGCGYWGKNLVRNFAEMGVLSAVCDTTEAGRTTARAIAPDAAIYDSTEELLASGVQAVAIATPAETHTATVRAALSAGKDVFVEKPLALSRADGERLVEQAHQAGRILMVGHVLEYHPGIRRLVELAQTGALGRLQYVYSNRLSLGKIRREENILWSFAPHDVAVILRLVGGLPVEVSAAGGSWVTAGIADVTVTNLRFANGVRGHIHVSWLHPFKEQRLVVIGDAAMATFDDVGKKLVVYDQHVSLDEGVPLPHKGEAHEEQYPDKEPLRLECEAFVHAVLTRNPPLTDGVSGVRVLAVLEAAQASLTAMGQPKSVPAYGV; via the coding sequence ATGGGCGAATCGACGGCTTCCGTTGCCGTAATCGGGTGCGGATACTGGGGCAAGAACCTCGTTAGAAACTTCGCCGAGATGGGCGTGCTGTCAGCCGTGTGTGATACCACGGAAGCCGGACGCACGACGGCCCGTGCGATCGCACCGGACGCTGCGATCTACGACAGTACCGAGGAGCTGCTTGCCAGCGGCGTACAGGCCGTAGCGATTGCTACGCCGGCTGAGACTCATACGGCCACGGTGCGGGCAGCGCTATCTGCCGGCAAAGACGTATTCGTTGAGAAGCCGCTTGCCCTGAGCCGCGCCGACGGCGAGAGGCTGGTAGAGCAGGCGCACCAGGCCGGGCGAATTCTCATGGTCGGGCACGTGCTGGAGTACCACCCCGGCATCCGGCGACTGGTGGAGCTGGCTCAAACCGGGGCATTGGGCCGCCTCCAGTACGTCTACTCCAACCGGCTGAGTTTGGGCAAAATCCGTCGGGAAGAAAACATCCTGTGGAGCTTTGCGCCACACGACGTAGCCGTCATCCTCAGGCTGGTCGGCGGGCTTCCGGTCGAGGTATCGGCAGCCGGCGGTTCCTGGGTAACTGCCGGCATCGCTGACGTTACGGTGACGAATTTGCGGTTTGCCAATGGTGTGCGCGGGCATATTCACGTAAGCTGGCTTCATCCATTCAAGGAGCAGCGGTTGGTGGTCATCGGCGATGCCGCGATGGCAACCTTTGATGACGTGGGTAAGAAACTGGTTGTCTATGACCAGCACGTGAGCCTTGACGAGGGAGTGCCGTTGCCTCACAAGGGTGAAGCTCACGAGGAGCAGTATCCTGACAAAGAGCCGCTCCGGCTGGAGTGCGAGGCATTCGTCCACGCCGTGCTGACCCGTAACCCACCGCTCACCGATGGCGTCAGCGGCGTGCGCGTACTCGCGGTGCTGGAAGCCGCCCAGGCATCGCTGACTGCCATGGGCCAACCCAAATCTGTTCCGGCATACGGCGTGTAG
- a CDS encoding N-acetyltransferase, which yields MTNSETTAFFVHPTAIIDQPVSIGAGTKVWHFSHIMSNAVLGERCILGQNVVVAPGVEIGNNVKIQNNVSVYAGVVLEDDVFCGPSCVFTNVINPRSQIVRRDQYQETRVCRGATIGANATIVCGAVLGRYAFIGAGAVVRGDVPDYALMVGVPARQIGWMSRHGHRLRLDADATAVCPESGWRYREVSPGVLRCVDFDEDEALPPKAERE from the coding sequence ATGACCAATTCTGAGACAACCGCCTTTTTTGTACACCCCACGGCGATCATCGATCAGCCCGTTTCAATCGGCGCGGGTACCAAGGTCTGGCACTTCAGCCACATCATGTCGAACGCGGTTCTGGGCGAGCGCTGCATTCTGGGTCAGAACGTGGTGGTGGCGCCCGGCGTCGAGATCGGCAATAACGTCAAGATTCAGAACAACGTCTCCGTTTATGCCGGTGTTGTCCTTGAGGACGATGTGTTCTGCGGACCGTCGTGCGTGTTCACCAACGTTATCAACCCACGGTCACAGATCGTTCGGCGCGACCAGTACCAGGAGACGCGCGTTTGTCGCGGCGCCACGATCGGCGCCAACGCAACTATCGTTTGCGGAGCGGTGCTCGGTCGGTACGCGTTCATCGGCGCCGGCGCGGTGGTGCGGGGCGATGTACCCGACTATGCCCTTATGGTGGGTGTACCCGCTCGACAGATCGGTTGGATGAGCCGGCATGGGCACCGGTTGAGGCTGGATGCCGACGCCACTGCAGTCTGCCCAGAGTCGGGATGGCGTTACCGCGAAGTTTCGCCGGGCGTACTTCGGTGTGTCGATTTCGATGAAGATGAGGCGCTGCCGCCAAAAGCGGAGCGAGAGTAA
- a CDS encoding DegT/DnrJ/EryC1/StrS family aminotransferase, whose translation MTNTIQAGSPLVTEKIAQPVPLLDLKAQYAEIREEIAAAIQRVLDSQRFILGPEVEAFEKQIAEYCQCRCAIGVSSGTDALLIALMTLGIDHGDEVITPSHTFFATAGGVARLGAKPVCVDVDPWSFNLDPTKLEAAITSRTRAIIPVHLYGQTADMARITEIAERHHLPVVEDAAQAIGAEYHGKRAGSLGTFGCLSFFPSKNLGGYGDGGMVVTNDEELADRVRLLRTQGYRPKYYNKAVGGNFRLDPLQAAVLAAKLPHLDAWTAARQRNAGTYRKLFAETGLEIDGWNGESVAGVKGIVQPADMGFGRHVYNQFVIRAGFRDELMAWLKQHNIGSEIYYPVPVHLQECFAALGYKRGDFPASEHSAEESLGLPIYPELTASQIETVVSSVADFYRQR comes from the coding sequence ATGACCAATACCATACAAGCCGGATCACCTCTGGTGACTGAGAAGATCGCGCAGCCGGTTCCCCTGCTGGACCTCAAGGCTCAATACGCGGAGATTCGTGAGGAGATTGCTGCCGCCATCCAGCGTGTACTGGATTCACAGCGGTTCATCCTGGGCCCTGAAGTTGAAGCGTTCGAGAAGCAGATTGCCGAGTACTGCCAGTGCCGGTGCGCAATCGGCGTGAGCTCCGGCACCGATGCGCTGCTGATTGCGCTGATGACGCTCGGCATCGATCATGGTGACGAGGTGATCACGCCTTCGCACACGTTCTTCGCCACTGCCGGTGGAGTTGCCCGCCTTGGCGCGAAGCCGGTATGCGTGGATGTGGACCCCTGGTCGTTCAACCTTGACCCAACCAAACTTGAAGCCGCCATTACGTCACGGACGCGTGCCATCATTCCGGTTCACCTGTACGGCCAGACTGCCGACATGGCGCGAATCACTGAGATCGCCGAGCGACACCACCTCCCAGTTGTGGAGGATGCAGCGCAAGCGATTGGCGCCGAGTATCACGGCAAGCGCGCAGGTTCGTTGGGTACGTTCGGTTGCCTGTCGTTCTTTCCCAGCAAGAACCTGGGTGGATACGGAGACGGCGGCATGGTGGTTACCAACGACGAAGAACTTGCCGACCGCGTTCGGCTTCTGCGCACCCAGGGCTACCGTCCGAAGTACTACAACAAAGCGGTTGGCGGCAACTTTCGACTCGATCCTCTCCAGGCGGCTGTGCTGGCAGCGAAGCTGCCGCACCTGGACGCATGGACGGCGGCACGGCAGCGTAATGCCGGCACCTACAGGAAGCTGTTCGCCGAAACCGGCCTCGAGATCGACGGCTGGAATGGCGAATCCGTGGCCGGTGTCAAGGGGATCGTCCAGCCGGCTGATATGGGATTCGGCCGGCACGTTTACAACCAGTTCGTTATCCGCGCCGGTTTCCGCGATGAGCTGATGGCATGGCTGAAGCAGCATAACATTGGGTCGGAGATCTACTACCCGGTCCCGGTTCACCTTCAGGAGTGCTTTGCCGCACTCGGATACAAGCGCGGAGACTTTCCGGCTAGCGAGCATTCTGCCGAGGAGTCCCTTGGCCTGCCGATCTACCCCGAGCTTACGGCGTCACAGATCGAAACTGTGGTCTCAAGCGTCGCCGATTTCTACCGGCAAAGGTAG
- a CDS encoding IPT/TIG domain-containing protein codes for MIRLRAAYLNCAVLFAVCLGVSTVTSAQVHHPVLHKMHIGSRNTSQPVPPPSGPGFFGPNIGGVWTSIGPSPLTESNDFGVASGMSGRVVDAAGSPTDANTIYVASAGGGVWKTTNGGALWTPLTDAEPDLAMGAIAVAPSNASVIYAGTGEANNAGDSRYGLGILVSTDAGATWTLETGPSNAFVGLTTSRIAVDPADAKTVYAAMADFGANGKFGTTGIYKSTDGGATWANTTAAVSTTDPFSDVVINPTTPSTLYCAVGNVGGSASNGVYESTDAGTTWSLLSGHPNGAAAANVGWIHLAIAQSSPSTLYSTVENINTNGVFGVFKSTDGGTTWVKLASAPDTASPQAWYDMPIACSPTNADVVFLAGAGDFSGENVAETTDGGTTWNNVQADASNNGPHTDEHSLTFDASGRLLNGCDGGIWRLDNLSPSSLKWESINGNLGTIQFTGGAMHPVNPLVAIAGSQDNGTEMFTNNITWPIIDGGDGGFCKIDQANPLVMYHTYAGTNLAKSTDGGTTWNDATPPTSEGSDFYPHFTMDPSNSARLLYPTTGVWETTDSTTSWKEIGTAGSGGFNNLGTNVNCIGVSGTTVYAAAGGTIYVTTNDGATWTATTVPGFSDHFEGISVNPLDAKEAYIVRDLFAGASGVGHVFFTSDAGGTWTDVTGNLPDEPTNAVVVNWVNGQVWVGTDQGVYTATVQGQWSLFGTGLPAGVAVSDLAFNTTENILEAYTHGRSAWEVALGAATPWIRALLPANVPAGSGPVTLTITGRELGQDTQAFFESTALSTTWVSSAEVMAIVPNSLLLRPGHFHITAQTGGKTAAPRTLTVTNGTPVLVGSLPHFVAAGSQQFTLHVFGSLFVKGAVVSFTERQVTTQLVTTFISPTHLTAVVPAPLVGSVARVTLTVTNPTPGGGTSNGWPFEVK; via the coding sequence ATGATCAGATTACGAGCTGCCTACCTGAATTGCGCCGTGCTCTTCGCAGTTTGCCTCGGGGTCAGTACCGTTACCTCCGCTCAGGTGCACCATCCTGTGCTGCACAAGATGCATATCGGTTCCCGCAACACCAGTCAGCCGGTGCCGCCGCCGAGCGGACCTGGCTTTTTTGGGCCAAATATCGGTGGAGTTTGGACGAGTATAGGTCCGTCGCCCCTCACGGAGTCCAACGATTTCGGTGTAGCATCGGGCATGTCTGGGCGGGTTGTCGACGCCGCAGGCTCACCGACGGACGCCAACACGATCTACGTGGCTTCTGCCGGCGGCGGTGTGTGGAAAACCACGAATGGCGGCGCCCTCTGGACTCCGCTTACCGACGCTGAGCCGGATCTCGCCATGGGCGCCATAGCCGTAGCGCCCTCAAACGCCAGTGTCATCTATGCCGGTACCGGTGAAGCCAACAATGCCGGTGATTCACGGTATGGCCTGGGCATACTGGTCTCTACCGACGCCGGCGCAACCTGGACGCTGGAAACCGGACCGAGCAACGCCTTCGTGGGCCTCACCACATCGCGAATTGCCGTCGATCCGGCAGATGCAAAGACCGTGTACGCGGCGATGGCCGATTTCGGCGCAAACGGCAAGTTTGGCACCACCGGAATATACAAGTCGACCGATGGCGGCGCTACGTGGGCAAACACCACAGCAGCGGTATCCACCACCGACCCGTTCAGCGACGTGGTGATCAACCCCACAACGCCAAGCACGCTCTACTGTGCCGTCGGTAACGTGGGCGGTAGCGCGAGTAACGGGGTCTATGAGTCGACCGACGCCGGAACTACCTGGAGTCTGCTCTCCGGACATCCGAACGGGGCTGCAGCCGCGAACGTCGGCTGGATACATCTGGCGATCGCGCAGTCATCCCCGAGCACACTCTACAGCACGGTGGAGAACATCAACACGAACGGTGTGTTTGGCGTCTTCAAGTCCACCGATGGCGGTACGACCTGGGTGAAGCTCGCCAGCGCACCGGATACAGCTTCGCCACAAGCCTGGTACGACATGCCCATCGCGTGCAGCCCGACCAACGCCGACGTCGTCTTTCTGGCGGGAGCCGGCGATTTCAGTGGCGAAAACGTGGCCGAAACAACCGACGGCGGAACGACGTGGAACAACGTTCAGGCCGATGCGAGCAACAATGGGCCGCACACTGATGAGCATTCGCTGACGTTTGACGCCAGCGGACGGCTTCTCAACGGGTGTGATGGCGGCATCTGGCGACTCGACAATCTTAGCCCGTCATCCCTGAAGTGGGAGTCGATAAATGGCAACCTGGGAACGATCCAGTTCACTGGCGGCGCCATGCATCCCGTCAATCCATTGGTTGCTATTGCAGGCAGCCAGGATAATGGCACCGAGATGTTCACCAACAACATCACATGGCCAATCATCGACGGCGGTGACGGTGGATTCTGCAAGATCGATCAGGCTAATCCCCTGGTGATGTACCACACCTATGCCGGTACAAACCTCGCAAAATCCACCGATGGCGGCACCACGTGGAACGACGCAACGCCACCAACCAGCGAAGGATCCGACTTCTATCCGCATTTCACGATGGATCCGAGCAATTCAGCCCGCCTTCTCTACCCAACGACCGGCGTGTGGGAAACCACAGACTCGACAACGAGCTGGAAAGAGATTGGGACCGCCGGGAGCGGGGGATTCAATAACCTGGGAACCAATGTCAACTGCATCGGTGTCTCTGGGACTACCGTCTACGCCGCTGCTGGAGGCACGATCTACGTTACAACCAATGACGGCGCCACATGGACGGCAACAACCGTGCCGGGATTCTCCGACCACTTCGAGGGTATCTCCGTCAATCCGCTGGACGCCAAGGAGGCATACATCGTACGCGATCTGTTCGCTGGGGCAAGTGGCGTGGGCCATGTGTTCTTTACCAGCGACGCAGGCGGAACCTGGACGGACGTCACCGGAAACCTGCCGGACGAACCGACCAACGCTGTCGTAGTGAACTGGGTAAATGGGCAGGTTTGGGTCGGTACGGATCAGGGTGTGTACACCGCTACGGTGCAGGGTCAATGGAGCCTGTTCGGAACCGGTCTGCCGGCAGGCGTCGCCGTGTCGGACCTGGCCTTCAATACCACCGAGAACATTCTGGAAGCCTACACCCACGGTCGCTCCGCCTGGGAGGTTGCGCTTGGCGCCGCCACACCTTGGATTCGCGCGCTTTTGCCCGCGAACGTGCCGGCGGGCTCAGGCCCTGTCACGCTGACGATCACCGGTCGCGAGCTTGGCCAGGACACGCAAGCGTTCTTCGAGAGTACTGCGCTCTCCACCACCTGGGTATCCTCGGCCGAGGTTATGGCCATCGTGCCGAACTCGCTGCTACTTCGCCCCGGACACTTCCATATAACAGCTCAAACCGGCGGTAAGACGGCGGCACCACGAACGCTGACGGTGACGAACGGCACACCGGTGCTGGTCGGAAGCCTGCCACACTTCGTGGCGGCGGGCTCCCAGCAGTTTACGCTGCACGTTTTCGGAAGTCTGTTCGTGAAAGGCGCCGTTGTAAGCTTCACGGAGCGACAGGTAACCACGCAGCTGGTAACTACATTTATCTCGCCAACCCACCTCACCGCCGTTGTACCGGCGCCGCTGGTTGGATCGGTGGCCCGAGTCACGCTGACCGTCACCAATCCCACGCCGGGTGGCGGCACCTCAAATGGCTGGCCATTTGAGGTGAAGTAG
- a CDS encoding VCBS repeat-containing protein — MMKLRFATFAALTSCLALIALTGRTARADADFNGDGYPDIVWENSATGDVAVWLMQGTQVLQGQYIAYGIDPSWVIVGTPDLDGDGQPDILWQNTQTGDLAYWQMNGLNFVQGSYIAYGIDPNWRVVGTPDLNGDGQPDILWQNSSTGDVAYWIMNGATEVSSGWIAQGVDPSWRIVGTPDLNQDGSPDILWENSTSGDVVYWLMNGVQSYDYGYIAQGVDTSWYIAGTIDLDGDGEDDIVFENSSTGDVAYWLLNGVAIKGEDYIAQGVDLNWQIAGLR; from the coding sequence ATGATGAAACTCCGGTTTGCCACATTTGCCGCTCTTACATCGTGCCTGGCTTTGATTGCCCTGACCGGTCGCACAGCCAGGGCGGATGCCGATTTCAACGGCGACGGGTATCCGGATATCGTTTGGGAAAACTCTGCAACCGGCGACGTTGCCGTCTGGTTGATGCAGGGGACGCAGGTTCTGCAGGGCCAATACATCGCTTACGGCATCGACCCATCCTGGGTGATCGTCGGGACGCCCGATCTGGATGGTGACGGCCAACCGGACATTCTGTGGCAGAACACCCAAACGGGCGATCTGGCATACTGGCAGATGAATGGTCTCAACTTTGTGCAGGGTAGCTACATCGCGTACGGAATCGATCCCAATTGGCGCGTGGTGGGTACGCCCGATCTCAACGGCGACGGCCAGCCCGACATCCTGTGGCAGAACAGCAGTACCGGCGACGTCGCCTACTGGATTATGAATGGCGCGACAGAGGTGAGTTCGGGATGGATCGCCCAGGGTGTTGACCCCTCGTGGCGGATTGTTGGGACGCCCGACCTGAATCAGGATGGCTCACCGGATATCCTGTGGGAGAACAGCACCTCCGGCGATGTCGTCTACTGGCTAATGAACGGAGTTCAATCCTACGACTACGGCTACATTGCTCAGGGTGTTGACACCTCCTGGTACATAGCCGGCACGATTGATCTGGATGGCGACGGCGAAGACGATATCGTCTTTGAGAACTCAAGCACGGGAGACGTGGCATACTGGCTCCTGAACGGGGTCGCCATAAAAGGCGAAGATTACATCGCCCAGGGCGTGGATCTGAACTGGCAGATTGCCGGTCTGCGCTGA
- a CDS encoding SOS response-associated peptidase: MLRDLVAWYPLAVALLAVRRLLYCGALRQRLPAILPDACAEEAGMCGRFVLFTPADVIAAEFQASPIPRLTARYNIAPSSTILMVREVGGHNILEPARWGVVPAWLRERAGASQLINARSETAAEKPTFAAAFRQRRCIVPADGFYEWQKLDSRKQPFYFSKAEGGLLSLAGLWEAPQTQGEPPCCVILTTDANELMRPVHNRMPVVLTRQARSIWLDTGITDTDALMPLLAPASDGVLTKWPVGARIGRASEEGSDLLSRVGR; this comes from the coding sequence TTGCTTCGTGACTTGGTGGCATGGTATCCTTTGGCCGTGGCGCTCCTTGCGGTCCGCCGATTGCTCTATTGTGGCGCACTACGACAGCGGCTGCCGGCAATCCTGCCGGATGCCTGTGCCGAGGAGGCTGGTATGTGCGGACGATTTGTCCTCTTTACTCCTGCAGATGTGATTGCCGCGGAGTTTCAGGCGTCGCCAATTCCGCGGCTCACGGCCCGCTACAATATCGCGCCATCTTCAACCATCCTTATGGTGCGCGAAGTGGGCGGCCACAATATCCTCGAGCCTGCCAGGTGGGGCGTCGTCCCGGCATGGCTGCGCGAACGAGCCGGTGCTTCGCAGCTTATTAACGCACGGTCCGAGACAGCCGCAGAAAAGCCAACGTTTGCGGCTGCTTTTCGCCAGCGCCGCTGCATAGTTCCTGCGGATGGGTTCTACGAGTGGCAGAAGCTGGATAGCCGGAAACAGCCGTTCTATTTCAGCAAGGCCGAGGGCGGATTGCTGTCGCTGGCAGGATTGTGGGAAGCGCCGCAAACCCAGGGCGAACCCCCATGCTGCGTGATCCTGACCACCGATGCCAACGAACTCATGAGGCCGGTTCATAATCGCATGCCGGTTGTTCTAACCCGGCAGGCAAGGTCGATCTGGCTGGATACAGGGATTACGGATACCGATGCCCTGATGCCGTTGCTCGCGCCGGCCTCCGACGGTGTTCTCACGAAATGGCCGGTGGGAGCTCGTATCGGCCGCGCTTCGGAGGAGGGTTCGGACCTGCTCAGCCGCGTCGGTCGCTAA
- a CDS encoding alpha-L-fucosidase, with protein sequence MPPSHEAITRRTLLQAGALSVGIGRGLQQPAPYSSTTAINSALEAVRSEADLGPYSPSWPGITGQFGVPQWYKDAKFGIFIHWGAYSVPAFGSEWYPRMMYIQGSPEYRHHIATYGPQTRFGYKDFIPMFRAARFDAAGWAALFRQAGARFVVPVAEHHDGFAMWNSAITPWCAGKMGPKRDVIGELAAAVRADGMTFGVSFHRAEHWWFFNGGRTFPSDVQDARWRGLYGPAAPDNVQPNARFLDEWLARAGELVNRYNPQLFWFDWWIEQPAFQTRLQQFAACLYNRGIHNRMPAAINYKGTTFPGRAAVLDLERGQLAQIRPTLWQTDTSVSTISWGYIQNDRYKLAGDIIQDLVDIVSKNGVLLLNIGPKSDGTIAAGESAVLVEIGKWLAVNGEAIYATRPWIIFGEGPSNVVGGSFNDTKRTAFTGSDIRFTQKGGRLYAIIMAWPGSSVTVTSLSSKMALAPAPVATVRMLGCPEPLAWTQDDRGLTVQMPGQRPCDTAYSLEITFRTA encoded by the coding sequence ATGCCACCAAGTCACGAAGCAATCACGCGGCGCACGCTACTGCAGGCCGGCGCCCTTTCGGTTGGTATCGGGCGGGGATTACAACAACCGGCGCCCTACTCCTCCACCACCGCGATCAACTCCGCGCTGGAGGCGGTGCGCTCGGAAGCCGATTTAGGCCCGTATTCGCCATCGTGGCCCGGCATTACAGGCCAATTCGGTGTGCCACAGTGGTACAAGGATGCCAAGTTCGGCATTTTTATCCACTGGGGCGCGTACTCGGTGCCCGCATTCGGCAGCGAATGGTATCCCCGGATGATGTACATCCAGGGATCGCCCGAGTACCGGCACCACATCGCAACGTATGGCCCCCAGACGCGCTTCGGTTACAAAGACTTTATTCCAATGTTCCGCGCCGCCCGGTTCGACGCCGCCGGGTGGGCTGCGCTATTCCGGCAGGCGGGCGCCCGGTTTGTAGTGCCGGTAGCGGAGCACCACGATGGGTTCGCTATGTGGAACAGCGCCATAACGCCGTGGTGCGCCGGAAAAATGGGCCCGAAACGTGATGTGATTGGCGAGCTTGCCGCGGCGGTCCGGGCAGATGGGATGACGTTCGGGGTTTCGTTTCATCGTGCAGAGCACTGGTGGTTTTTCAATGGCGGGCGAACGTTCCCGAGCGATGTGCAGGATGCACGCTGGCGCGGACTGTACGGCCCGGCAGCACCGGACAACGTACAGCCGAATGCACGGTTTCTCGACGAGTGGCTGGCCAGAGCGGGAGAACTTGTCAATCGCTACAACCCGCAGCTCTTCTGGTTTGACTGGTGGATCGAGCAGCCCGCATTTCAGACCCGGCTCCAGCAATTTGCCGCCTGCCTGTACAATCGCGGCATCCACAATCGAATGCCCGCCGCGATCAACTACAAGGGAACCACTTTTCCGGGCCGTGCAGCGGTACTCGACCTCGAGCGAGGCCAGCTCGCCCAAATCCGACCAACGCTCTGGCAGACCGACACGTCGGTCTCCACTATCAGCTGGGGCTACATCCAGAACGACCGCTATAAGCTCGCCGGCGACATAATCCAGGATCTGGTGGACATCGTCAGCAAGAATGGCGTGTTGCTGTTGAACATCGGGCCGAAATCCGACGGCACCATAGCCGCAGGTGAGTCAGCCGTGCTCGTTGAGATTGGCAAGTGGCTGGCCGTAAACGGAGAGGCTATTTACGCCACTCGCCCGTGGATTATCTTTGGCGAAGGTCCGAGCAACGTCGTCGGTGGCTCGTTTAACGATACCAAGCGAACTGCGTTCACCGGCAGTGACATCCGGTTCACTCAAAAAGGCGGTCGACTCTACGCGATCATCATGGCGTGGCCCGGGTCGTCGGTTACCGTCACGAGCCTTTCGAGCAAGATGGCGCTCGCGCCCGCGCCGGTCGCGACAGTCCGAATGTTGGGCTGTCCGGAGCCGTTGGCGTGGACGCAGGACGACCGAGGCTTGACCGTTCAGATGCCGGGGCAGCGCCCATGCGATACGGCATACTCATTGGAGATCACTTTTCGTACAGCGTGA
- a CDS encoding CDP-alcohol phosphatidyltransferase family protein, whose amino-acid sequence MGQTAFRIEQLTLTAWARTTSRTLKYGSPMALIALRALLGPAIRFGCTSRWPGWLLGACALTACLTDIFDGVIARRLGVATDRLRMADSIVDGEYYLFVAWGIWLADQSVLQPYTPALLALFAVQTASYVFSWLRLRRIGGLHAYSAKVWGLSLCAASIWLLAFRSPGIWLTLMIFCGFLSNLDGILIIWLLPERRIDVHGAWHALALRRADRR is encoded by the coding sequence ATGGGTCAAACTGCCTTCCGCATTGAGCAACTCACATTGACCGCCTGGGCTCGCACCACGTCGAGAACCCTCAAGTACGGCTCACCAATGGCGCTCATTGCGCTGCGCGCCCTGCTCGGCCCGGCGATCCGGTTTGGGTGCACCTCGCGATGGCCAGGGTGGCTGCTCGGCGCATGTGCGTTAACGGCGTGCCTCACCGACATATTCGATGGCGTCATCGCGCGAAGGCTGGGCGTGGCTACGGATCGCCTGCGCATGGCCGACAGCATCGTGGATGGCGAGTACTATCTCTTCGTTGCCTGGGGTATATGGCTGGCCGACCAATCGGTCTTGCAGCCATATACCCCTGCCCTGTTGGCGCTTTTCGCCGTACAAACAGCCTCCTACGTCTTCTCATGGCTCCGGCTGCGCCGCATCGGCGGCCTTCACGCCTACAGCGCGAAGGTCTGGGGCCTTTCTCTGTGCGCAGCGTCAATCTGGCTCCTGGCCTTCCGCTCACCAGGCATTTGGCTGACGCTCATGATATTCTGCGGGTTCCTGAGTAACCTCGATGGGATTCTCATCATCTGGTTGCTGCCGGAACGACGCATCGACGTGCATGGTGCGTGGCATGCGCTTGCGTTGAGGCGCGCCGACCGGCGGTGA
- a CDS encoding aminopeptidase, with amino-acid sequence MKDQRFDRLASVLVSHSCSVQSGEKVYIEAFDIPPPFTAALIRTVAAAGGIPLVSTRHQEVLRALYSVATVEQMEAVGSLERELMQSVQCYIGVRGSHNISELSDVPADKMALYDRHWWYPVHSEVRVKRTRWVVLRWPSSSMAQAAGMSTEAFEDFYFQVCAEVDYAAMARAALPLKQLMDRTDRVHITGPGTDLTFSKKGIATISCAGERNIPDGEIFTCPIRDSVEGVMQYNCETLYRGVVFNNIRLVFRKGRVVEATADGGSDRLNEILDSDEGARYIGEWSLGFNPYITKPMKDILFDEKIAGSFHLTPGQAYDEADNGNRSQVHWDMVCLQSAEHGGGEIWFDDELVRKDGLFVLPELAMLNPDVLGVQPGS; translated from the coding sequence GTGAAGGACCAGCGCTTCGATCGGTTGGCATCGGTACTCGTTTCTCATTCGTGCAGCGTGCAAAGCGGCGAAAAGGTATACATCGAGGCGTTTGACATACCGCCTCCGTTTACGGCGGCGCTCATTCGCACCGTGGCTGCCGCTGGCGGCATACCGCTCGTCAGCACCCGGCACCAGGAGGTGCTGAGGGCGCTGTACAGTGTGGCCACCGTAGAACAAATGGAAGCGGTGGGCTCGCTGGAACGTGAGCTGATGCAGTCCGTCCAGTGCTATATCGGCGTCCGAGGTTCCCACAACATCAGCGAGCTATCGGACGTACCCGCCGACAAGATGGCGCTGTACGACCGACATTGGTGGTATCCGGTACACAGCGAAGTCCGCGTCAAGCGAACACGCTGGGTTGTCCTTCGATGGCCAAGCTCGAGCATGGCGCAGGCGGCCGGAATGTCTACAGAAGCTTTTGAGGACTTCTACTTCCAGGTATGCGCCGAGGTCGATTATGCCGCCATGGCCCGGGCGGCCCTTCCGCTGAAGCAGCTAATGGATCGAACCGATCGCGTGCACATAACCGGACCGGGTACCGACCTGACCTTCAGCAAGAAGGGAATAGCCACCATTTCATGTGCCGGAGAGAGAAACATACCTGACGGGGAGATATTCACCTGCCCGATTCGCGACTCTGTGGAGGGCGTTATGCAGTACAACTGCGAAACGCTGTACCGAGGCGTGGTATTCAACAACATCCGTCTCGTTTTCCGTAAGGGTCGAGTGGTGGAGGCCACGGCTGATGGAGGAAGCGACCGGCTTAATGAGATTCTCGATTCCGATGAGGGCGCGCGCTATATCGGTGAGTGGTCGCTCGGTTTCAATCCCTACATCACGAAACCGATGAAGGACATTCTGTTTGATGAGAAGATAGCAGGAAGCTTCCACCTTACGCCGGGCCAGGCCTACGATGAAGCAGATAACGGAAACCGGAGCCAGGTGCATTGGGATATGGTCTGCCTGCAGTCCGCGGAACATGGCGGCGGTGAAATCTGGTTTGACGACGAACTGGTCCGAAAAGACGGTCTGTTTGTGTTGCCGGAACTGGCAATGCTCAACCCCGACGTGCTTGGTGTGCAGCCGGGCAGCTAA